A window of Natronolimnobius sp. AArcel1 contains these coding sequences:
- the gnd gene encoding phosphogluconate dehydrogenase (NAD(+)-dependent, decarboxylating) — protein MQLGVIGLGRMGQIVVNRTLEAGHDVVAFDLDAEAVATAADAGATAADSLEDLLERLGDEKRIWLMVPAGEAVDVTLEELEPHLESDDVVIDGGNSYFEDSVRRAEACPAAYLDCGTSGGPASAEFGFSLMVGGPEWAYEECVPVFDAVATGPDGHERMGPEGSGHYVKMIHNGVEYALMQTYGEGFELLHEGRYDLDLENVASVWNNGAVIRSWLLELCEEAFREEGSDLGDVADRIEGGSTGTWTVQEALEQEVPLPLIYTALSERFGSRADDGRFSRRLANRLRYGFGRHEVPRRE, from the coding sequence ATGCAACTGGGCGTAATCGGACTCGGACGGATGGGACAGATCGTCGTCAACCGCACGCTCGAGGCAGGCCACGACGTCGTTGCCTTCGACCTCGATGCAGAAGCCGTTGCGACCGCGGCTGATGCCGGCGCAACGGCCGCAGACTCACTCGAGGACCTGCTCGAGCGACTCGGCGACGAGAAGCGCATCTGGCTGATGGTCCCCGCGGGCGAGGCAGTCGACGTGACACTCGAGGAACTCGAGCCACACCTCGAGAGCGACGACGTGGTTATCGACGGCGGAAACTCGTACTTCGAGGACTCGGTGCGGCGAGCCGAGGCCTGCCCGGCGGCGTATCTGGACTGTGGCACCTCCGGCGGCCCGGCGAGTGCAGAGTTTGGCTTCTCGCTCATGGTCGGTGGCCCCGAATGGGCCTACGAGGAGTGCGTCCCCGTCTTCGACGCTGTCGCGACTGGACCCGACGGCCACGAACGCATGGGTCCGGAAGGTTCGGGCCACTACGTGAAGATGATCCACAACGGCGTCGAGTACGCCCTGATGCAGACCTACGGCGAAGGCTTCGAACTCCTCCACGAGGGTCGCTACGATCTCGACCTCGAGAACGTCGCCTCGGTCTGGAACAACGGGGCCGTCATCCGCTCGTGGCTGCTCGAACTCTGCGAGGAAGCGTTCCGCGAGGAAGGCTCGGATCTGGGCGACGTTGCAGACCGCATCGAGGGTGGCTCAACCGGAACCTGGACCGTACAGGAAGCCCTCGAGCAGGAGGTTCCCCTGCCGTTAATCTACACGGCGTTGTCCGAGAGATTCGGCTCTCGAGCGGATGATGGACGGTTCTCTCGGCGGCTGGCGAACCGACTCCGATACGGCTTCGGTCGTCACGAAGTCCCGCGACGCGAGTAA
- a CDS encoding orc1/cdc6 family replication initiation protein: MPRFERKQNIFRNKDALGESYQPERIEERDEEIEAYMDALQPIIDGWEPNNVFLYGNTGVGKTAVTDYLLDVLQEDATEYDDIDLSVLSVNCKTLNSSYQVAIELVNTLRPDGAEISTTGYPQQTVFKKLYSELEALGGTVVIVLDEIDSIGDRDELLYELPRARSNGYLESTKVGLIGISNDFKFREQLDPRVQDTLCERELQFPPYEASELTNILESRATVAIADGSYDSGVLNLCAALAARDSGSARQALDLLRLAGEVAENNDEEIIQETHVDQARSKLEQERVEEGMRELTTHGRLALLAVVSKAAKESTPCRTRELYQEYETLCESSGTDSLAQRSVHNHLSDLRMLGILSAKENRSGSRGNYYSYELDVPFSSAVDAMADVLYLDDEIETIREIARMNGVA, encoded by the coding sequence ATGCCGCGGTTCGAGCGGAAGCAGAATATCTTCCGAAACAAGGATGCGTTGGGGGAGTCGTACCAGCCGGAACGGATCGAAGAACGCGACGAGGAGATTGAAGCGTACATGGACGCACTCCAGCCAATCATCGACGGCTGGGAGCCAAACAACGTCTTTCTCTACGGCAACACCGGCGTCGGAAAGACCGCCGTCACAGACTATCTACTCGATGTACTACAGGAAGACGCCACCGAGTACGACGATATCGATCTCTCCGTGCTCAGCGTCAACTGCAAAACCCTGAACTCCTCGTATCAGGTCGCAATCGAACTCGTGAACACGCTTCGCCCTGATGGCGCAGAGATCAGCACCACTGGCTACCCCCAACAAACTGTTTTCAAAAAACTCTACAGCGAACTCGAGGCTCTCGGTGGAACAGTCGTCATCGTCCTTGATGAGATCGACTCGATTGGCGACCGGGACGAACTCCTATACGAACTCCCACGGGCGCGCTCGAACGGCTACCTCGAGTCGACGAAAGTCGGCCTTATCGGGATCAGCAACGACTTCAAGTTTCGCGAACAACTCGATCCGCGAGTGCAGGATACGCTCTGTGAACGCGAACTGCAGTTTCCACCGTACGAAGCCTCCGAACTGACGAACATTCTCGAGTCGCGGGCAACGGTCGCCATCGCCGACGGCAGTTACGACAGCGGGGTGCTCAATCTCTGTGCGGCACTCGCCGCTCGAGACAGCGGGAGTGCGCGACAGGCCCTCGACTTGCTCCGGCTCGCAGGCGAAGTCGCAGAGAACAACGACGAAGAGATAATCCAAGAGACACACGTCGATCAGGCACGCTCGAAACTCGAGCAAGAGCGCGTCGAAGAGGGCATGCGCGAGTTGACGACGCACGGGCGACTCGCCTTGCTCGCTGTCGTCTCGAAAGCAGCCAAAGAATCGACACCCTGCCGGACGCGAGAACTGTATCAGGAGTACGAAACGCTCTGTGAGTCCTCGGGAACAGACTCGCTTGCCCAGCGGTCGGTGCACAACCACCTCTCGGATCTCCGGATGCTCGGCATCCTCTCGGCCAAGGAGAATCGCAGCGGCTCCCGCGGGAACTACTACAGCTACGAACTCGACGTGCCGTTCTCGAGTGCGGTCGACGCGATGGCCGACGTGCTCTATCTCGACGACGAAATCGAGACGATCCGCGAAATCGCTCGGATGAACGGCGTAGCCTGA
- a CDS encoding DCC1-like thiol-disulfide oxidoreductase family protein produces the protein MSDTDAVLVFDDDCGFCTWWADYVEARSAITLVGFSELTPELRERLPEHYEACSHLVTDDEVYSCGRSLEEAIARVDDHGPIRNSVDFFRNFEDYERLRETGYRWVADNRDKWGQVMSKTPPVRRESDAESESDR, from the coding sequence ATGAGCGACACCGATGCAGTACTCGTCTTCGACGACGACTGTGGCTTCTGTACGTGGTGGGCCGACTATGTCGAGGCGCGCTCGGCGATTACGCTCGTTGGCTTCTCCGAACTCACCCCCGAGTTACGCGAACGCCTGCCCGAACACTACGAGGCCTGCTCACATCTCGTGACCGACGACGAGGTCTACTCCTGTGGCCGCTCTCTCGAGGAGGCCATCGCACGTGTCGATGATCACGGTCCGATCCGCAATTCGGTCGATTTCTTCCGAAACTTCGAAGATTACGAACGGCTGCGTGAAACCGGCTACCGCTGGGTTGCGGACAACCGAGACAAGTGGGGCCAGGTCATGTCAAAGACGCCGCCCGTGCGACGCGAATCCGACGCTGAATCCGAATCAGACCGGTGA
- a CDS encoding YbjQ family protein: MYIANTETVPDGEIVEVPGIARGNTVEAKNAGKDITQGIRNVFGGELKAYSDLLSKARDEAITRMEEDAERLGADAVVNVRLETSQITDGGSEVMAYGTAVRLR, from the coding sequence ATGTACATCGCAAACACCGAAACCGTCCCGGATGGCGAAATCGTTGAGGTGCCTGGTATCGCCCGCGGCAACACCGTCGAAGCCAAAAACGCCGGGAAAGACATTACACAGGGCATTCGCAACGTCTTCGGTGGCGAACTCAAAGCCTACTCCGACCTCCTCTCGAAAGCCCGCGACGAAGCGATCACGCGCATGGAAGAAGACGCCGAGCGACTGGGTGCAGATGCCGTTGTCAACGTCCGCCTCGAGACCTCACAGATCACCGACGGTGGCTCCGAAGTGATGGCCTACGGGACTGCCGTTCGACTCCGATAG
- a CDS encoding HpcH/HpaI aldolase/citrate lyase family protein, producing the protein MPTHSSRSNDLRQTLESDDVALGILENTYSPTLVEFYGELGLDFVWIDLEHAGPSPFDGERLEDLLRAADVSGTELLVRLPEPDPGMVRKALDAGARNLFVSRIESAEEVRQAVQASRFTYDGEPGARGFASPRASRWGMAEEYVATEDEEIVVGVTIENPTAVSNLEEILEVPDLGFVFAGPLDLAVSTGHPGEPTHEAVESHVETIREQALEADVPLGGLGFGMADVNEKAEAGYGMLNLGSTTGALQGTVESWLEEYSGP; encoded by the coding sequence ATGCCGACACACTCATCGCGGTCGAACGACCTTCGCCAGACCCTCGAGTCAGACGACGTTGCACTCGGAATTCTCGAGAACACGTACTCACCGACGCTCGTCGAGTTCTACGGCGAACTCGGGCTGGATTTCGTCTGGATCGATCTCGAGCACGCCGGTCCGAGTCCGTTCGATGGCGAGCGACTCGAGGACCTGCTGCGGGCCGCAGACGTGTCCGGGACGGAACTGCTCGTTCGACTCCCCGAACCCGATCCCGGGATGGTTCGGAAGGCACTGGACGCGGGGGCACGGAACTTGTTCGTCTCGCGCATTGAGTCGGCCGAAGAGGTTCGGCAGGCGGTTCAAGCGTCGCGATTTACCTACGACGGCGAACCCGGAGCCCGGGGTTTTGCCAGTCCGCGTGCGAGTCGCTGGGGGATGGCTGAGGAGTACGTCGCAACCGAGGACGAAGAGATCGTCGTCGGGGTAACAATCGAGAATCCGACTGCCGTTTCGAATCTCGAGGAGATTCTCGAGGTGCCCGACCTCGGATTTGTCTTTGCGGGTCCGCTGGATCTCGCTGTCTCGACGGGCCATCCCGGCGAGCCGACACACGAGGCTGTCGAGTCACACGTTGAGACGATACGCGAGCAGGCACTCGAGGCAGACGTGCCACTTGGTGGGCTTGGCTTTGGGATGGCGGATGTCAACGAAAAGGCCGAGGCGGGCTACGGGATGCTCAATCTCGGGAGTACGACCGGCGCATTGCAGGGAACGGTGGAGTCGTGGCTCGAGGAGTATAGCGGCCCGTAG
- a CDS encoding sulfatase — translation MAESNGRESPSHSTVRNVVLVVLDTARAKSVGPETTPTFTSLAAEGTTFENAFATAPWTLPSHASMFTGLYPSDHGTHGDSFSLNPDLRTLPEAFAANGYQTLGISNNTWITEEFGFHRGFDDLRKGWQYVQSDADMGAVVRGEDLREKLEATRTHLFDGNPVVNAANILYSELFQPAGDDGSDRATSWIDNWLQTRADERPFFLFCNFIEPHVEYDPPREYAEEFLPQDASYEEATAIRQDPRAYDCRDYDLSEAEFNMLRGLYRAELAYVDDQLAALRSALEEAGEWEDTLFIVCGDHGEHIGEHGFFGHQYNLYDTLTNVPLVLHGGPFTGGGRSRDLVQLLDLPTTLLDSAGIDDSSLREQQAGQSLHPDSDADSREAVFSEYVAPQPSIDRLEARFGDIPDRVREYDRRLRAVRTQEYKYVCGDDGFERLHHLETDPMERTDVSEAEPEQVQAMRDRLEERFEPFGTSTAMTADETPMRDGTKERLADLGYL, via the coding sequence ATGGCTGAGTCTAACGGACGTGAATCACCCTCACATTCGACTGTTCGGAACGTCGTTCTCGTCGTTCTCGATACTGCGCGGGCGAAAAGCGTCGGGCCGGAAACAACGCCAACGTTCACCTCTCTCGCGGCGGAGGGGACAACCTTCGAGAACGCCTTCGCGACTGCACCGTGGACGCTTCCCTCTCACGCCTCGATGTTTACCGGACTCTACCCGTCCGACCACGGCACCCACGGCGACAGTTTCTCGCTGAACCCTGACCTTCGAACCCTCCCCGAGGCGTTTGCGGCCAACGGCTATCAGACACTCGGCATCTCGAACAACACCTGGATCACCGAGGAGTTCGGCTTTCACCGCGGCTTCGACGACTTGCGCAAGGGCTGGCAGTACGTCCAGTCCGACGCCGACATGGGCGCGGTCGTCCGCGGCGAAGACCTCCGCGAGAAACTCGAGGCAACCCGAACACATCTGTTCGACGGCAACCCGGTCGTCAACGCAGCCAACATCCTCTACAGCGAACTGTTCCAACCCGCGGGTGACGATGGCTCGGATCGGGCCACATCCTGGATTGACAACTGGCTCCAGACTCGAGCCGACGAGCGTCCCTTTTTCCTGTTCTGTAACTTTATCGAACCTCACGTCGAGTACGATCCGCCGCGGGAGTACGCCGAGGAATTCCTGCCCCAGGACGCAAGCTACGAGGAGGCAACGGCGATCAGGCAAGACCCACGCGCGTACGATTGCCGGGACTATGACCTCTCGGAAGCCGAATTCAACATGCTCCGTGGACTCTACCGGGCGGAACTCGCCTACGTCGACGACCAACTCGCGGCTCTCCGGTCGGCACTCGAGGAGGCAGGCGAGTGGGAGGACACGCTGTTCATCGTCTGTGGCGACCACGGCGAACACATCGGCGAACACGGCTTCTTCGGGCACCAGTACAACCTCTATGACACGCTGACCAACGTTCCGCTCGTCCTCCACGGGGGGCCATTTACCGGCGGCGGCCGCTCCCGTGACCTCGTGCAACTGCTCGACCTTCCCACGACGCTGCTCGACTCTGCGGGAATCGACGATTCATCCCTCCGCGAGCAGCAGGCGGGTCAGTCGCTCCATCCCGATTCGGACGCCGACTCACGTGAGGCCGTCTTCTCGGAGTACGTCGCCCCACAGCCCTCTATCGACCGCCTCGAGGCCCGATTCGGCGATATTCCGGACCGCGTCCGCGAGTACGACCGGCGGTTGCGCGCCGTCCGAACGCAGGAGTACAAATACGTCTGCGGCGACGACGGTTTCGAGCGCCTGCACCACCTCGAGACCGATCCGATGGAACGGACGGACGTAAGCGAGGCGGAACCGGAGCAGGTACAAGCGATGCGCGACCGACTCGAGGAGCGCTTCGAGCCGTTCGGCACGTCTACAGCAATGACAGCGGATGAGACGCCGATGCGAGACGGAACGAAAGAGCGACTGGCGGATCTGGGCTATCTCTAG
- a CDS encoding sulfatase, with protein MDNPNIVLVHCHDLGKYLGCYDSAVETPQVDALADSGVRFDRHFVTAPQCSPSRSSLMTGRHPHQNGMLGLAHGNWELHDDEQVLPELLREAGYDTHLFGLQHITEYPDRLGYNQMHSDEPLTADAPPSVHESARAREVADEFATMLEDGDHDDPFFASVGFFELHRVEENGDFGFEGERYGAPNPEDVEPLPFLPDEPGIRSDIAEIHGMLSAIDDGVGTITDALESAGLTEDTLVVFTTEHGLAMPRAKGCCSDQGIGGVLLWSHPGTIEPTVVDDLVSNVDVFATLLEVADAPHPETELAGQSFLPLLEDDVEEFRDRIFAGMTWHDRYNPMRAIRTDRWKYVRNFWHLPDVYLTRDIFCSAAGNEVRKTSYGEQRPYEELYDLEADPLEKENLLADGDLEDSPAKTARDRLRADLLEWMESTDDPLLEGPVLPDDWDEIQLQNEV; from the coding sequence ATGGACAACCCGAACATCGTTCTGGTGCATTGTCACGACCTTGGAAAGTATCTGGGGTGCTATGACAGTGCGGTCGAGACGCCACAGGTTGACGCCCTCGCCGACAGCGGCGTTCGATTCGACCGCCACTTCGTGACCGCACCGCAGTGTTCGCCGAGTCGCTCGAGCCTGATGACGGGACGTCACCCTCATCAAAACGGCATGCTCGGACTCGCACACGGCAACTGGGAACTGCACGACGACGAGCAGGTGCTCCCGGAACTATTGCGTGAGGCAGGCTACGACACGCACCTTTTCGGGCTTCAGCATATTACCGAGTACCCCGACCGACTCGGCTACAACCAGATGCACTCCGACGAGCCGCTGACGGCTGATGCGCCGCCGTCTGTCCACGAGTCCGCCCGTGCACGCGAGGTCGCCGACGAGTTCGCCACAATGCTCGAGGATGGTGACCACGACGATCCGTTCTTCGCCTCTGTCGGCTTCTTCGAACTCCACCGTGTCGAGGAAAACGGTGACTTCGGCTTCGAGGGCGAGCGCTACGGCGCGCCCAACCCCGAGGATGTCGAACCACTTCCGTTCTTACCCGACGAACCCGGGATTCGGTCCGATATCGCCGAAATACACGGCATGCTCAGTGCAATCGACGACGGCGTCGGAACCATCACCGACGCACTCGAGTCGGCCGGACTGACCGAAGACACGCTGGTCGTCTTTACGACCGAACACGGGCTCGCGATGCCGCGGGCGAAAGGCTGTTGCTCGGACCAGGGAATTGGCGGCGTCTTGCTGTGGTCACATCCCGGTACAATTGAGCCGACGGTCGTCGATGACCTCGTGAGCAACGTTGACGTCTTCGCAACGTTGCTCGAGGTCGCTGACGCTCCTCACCCCGAGACTGAACTCGCTGGCCAGAGCTTTCTCCCGCTGCTCGAGGACGACGTCGAGGAGTTCCGCGACCGAATTTTTGCTGGCATGACCTGGCACGACCGGTACAACCCGATGCGAGCGATTCGAACTGACCGCTGGAAGTACGTCCGCAACTTCTGGCACCTCCCCGACGTCTACCTCACGAGAGACATCTTCTGCAGCGCCGCCGGCAACGAGGTCCGAAAAACGAGTTACGGCGAGCAACGGCCCTACGAGGAACTGTACGATCTCGAGGCGGACCCGCTCGAGAAGGAGAATCTGCTTGCGGATGGCGACCTCGAGGATTCGCCAGCCAAGACTGCGCGTGACCGATTGCGAGCGGACTTGCTCGAGTGGATGGAGTCGACGGACGATCCGCTACTCGAGGGACCGGTTCTGCCTGACGATTGGGACGAGATTCAGCTGCAGAATGAGGTCTGA
- a CDS encoding DedA family protein: MFSSLTDLGFSLLVTFDLPALFALFVLKGAIIGKPFPTSVFLPGYIAVSPSQESIWLVILVASIGYVSGQLVIYWLAATRGVDVIHAIPRVSISDEQLEQANDVFKRYSGAGIFVTNLVPYVGSFVMIPAGIARYSIRRATVYAFTSTLLNYVAIVWIVFGSLELLLP; the protein is encoded by the coding sequence ATGTTCAGCTCGCTTACTGATCTTGGCTTTTCCCTGCTGGTCACGTTCGACCTCCCAGCGCTGTTCGCGCTGTTCGTCCTGAAAGGGGCGATCATTGGAAAGCCGTTTCCGACGTCGGTCTTTCTACCGGGGTATATCGCGGTGTCACCCTCCCAGGAGTCAATCTGGCTCGTTATCCTCGTTGCCTCAATCGGCTACGTCAGCGGTCAGCTTGTCATTTATTGGCTGGCCGCAACCCGCGGCGTCGACGTCATCCACGCGATTCCGCGTGTCTCAATCAGTGACGAGCAACTCGAGCAGGCAAATGACGTGTTCAAACGCTACAGCGGGGCGGGCATTTTCGTGACGAATTTGGTGCCCTATGTTGGGAGTTTCGTGATGATCCCAGCGGGAATCGCGCGCTACTCGATTCGACGGGCAACCGTGTATGCGTTCACCTCGACGCTGTTGAACTACGTCGCAATCGTCTGGATTGTCTTTGGGTCGCTGGAGTTGCTTCTTCCGTAG
- a CDS encoding nucleoside hydrolase encodes MTRPVLIDTDPGCDDAVAILLALEHPALEVVGLTTAHGNAPVSETTANARGILEFVDRADVPIAVGADRPQNVSLETAEHIHGEGGIRGGVPEPTAATDPVDTHAAQFIVEQAHEHAGDLVLAAIAPLTNVALAHALEPDLPELLDELIIMGGAAFAQGNVTPLAEANFHSDPHAAHRVVGECEPTIVGLDVTANATFPPDRLEALSRDDPLGRSIAEWLTYYDDATLERYGIESAAIHDALVIAELIDEDVLETAEYPLTVGTDGDLARGALVPDARGSTDTPVNGTVALEADYDRFRTILGDSLERLLESGDARPT; translated from the coding sequence ATGACACGACCGGTGTTGATCGATACGGACCCCGGCTGTGACGACGCGGTTGCGATACTCCTGGCACTCGAGCACCCTGCACTCGAGGTGGTGGGGCTCACGACTGCCCACGGGAACGCGCCTGTTTCCGAGACGACGGCAAACGCTCGGGGTATCCTCGAGTTCGTCGACCGAGCAGATGTCCCGATTGCCGTCGGCGCTGATCGACCACAGAACGTCTCCCTCGAGACGGCCGAGCACATCCACGGCGAGGGTGGCATCCGCGGCGGGGTGCCGGAGCCGACGGCGGCGACCGACCCGGTCGACACCCACGCCGCGCAGTTCATCGTCGAGCAGGCCCACGAACACGCCGGCGACCTCGTGCTGGCGGCGATTGCGCCACTCACGAACGTCGCGCTGGCACACGCCCTCGAGCCGGACCTCCCCGAGTTGCTCGACGAACTCATCATCATGGGCGGGGCGGCGTTCGCTCAGGGCAACGTCACCCCACTGGCGGAGGCAAACTTCCACTCCGACCCCCACGCGGCCCACCGAGTCGTTGGAGAGTGTGAGCCGACGATTGTCGGCCTCGACGTGACGGCAAACGCAACGTTCCCGCCTGACCGCCTCGAGGCACTCTCGCGGGACGACCCACTTGGTCGCTCAATCGCCGAGTGGCTCACCTACTACGACGACGCCACGCTCGAGCGCTACGGCATCGAGTCGGCGGCGATTCACGACGCTCTTGTGATCGCGGAACTGATCGACGAGGATGTCCTCGAGACGGCAGAGTATCCGCTGACGGTCGGCACCGACGGTGACCTCGCGCGTGGCGCGCTCGTTCCGGACGCCCGTGGAAGTACTGACACACCGGTCAACGGCACGGTTGCACTCGAGGCCGACTACGACCGGTTCCGAACAATTCTGGGCGACTCGCTCGAGCGACTCCTCGAGTCGGGAGACGCGCGACCGACGTGA
- a CDS encoding carboxymuconolactone decarboxylase family protein, producing MADELEDPATELPATAGTLAEEYPDVWDAYADLGEACAESGPIDDETKRLVKLGMAVAAQSEGAVHSHTRRALEEDVPPETLRQVAVLAIPTAGFPQAMAALSWITDITEEE from the coding sequence ATGGCAGACGAACTCGAGGATCCCGCGACCGAACTGCCCGCAACTGCTGGGACACTCGCTGAGGAGTATCCCGACGTCTGGGACGCCTACGCCGACCTCGGCGAGGCCTGTGCTGAGTCCGGGCCGATTGACGACGAGACGAAACGGCTCGTCAAACTCGGGATGGCCGTCGCCGCCCAGTCCGAGGGCGCCGTCCACTCCCACACCAGACGCGCACTCGAGGAGGACGTTCCGCCCGAAACGCTGCGCCAGGTCGCCGTCCTCGCGATTCCAACGGCTGGCTTTCCCCAGGCGATGGCCGCACTCAGCTGGATTACGGACATCACCGAGGAAGAATAG
- the truA gene encoding tRNA pseudouridine(38-40) synthase TruA has product MSSSSLHAFRVAYDGTGYYGFQRQPDVPTVEDSIFDALRGLEVLAPDAAKPAGYAAAGRTDAGVSALAQTITLEAPDWLTPHALNSTLPADVRAWASADAPNDFHATHHASRRTYTYYLYAPETTVDDNRFAAACDALSGPHDFHNLTPDNHNTERAPTLEAVRDGHYLVLTVTAGGFARELVRQLVSLAHDVGTGRATLETLERALDPDPLPGHEGIAPAPPEPLVLTGVDYPDLEFAVDPDAADSAQKVFETRRLERQTAARVASHIESGIDGDANEHDGDALE; this is encoded by the coding sequence ATGTCGTCCAGTTCACTGCACGCGTTCCGGGTCGCCTACGACGGCACCGGCTACTACGGCTTCCAGCGCCAGCCCGACGTTCCCACCGTCGAAGATTCCATTTTCGACGCGCTCCGTGGTCTCGAGGTGCTCGCACCCGACGCCGCCAAACCCGCCGGCTACGCTGCAGCAGGGCGAACCGACGCCGGTGTCTCGGCACTCGCCCAGACGATTACGCTCGAGGCTCCCGACTGGCTCACGCCGCATGCGCTGAACAGCACCCTCCCAGCCGACGTTCGCGCGTGGGCGAGCGCGGACGCGCCCAATGACTTCCACGCAACGCATCACGCGAGCCGGCGGACGTACACCTACTACCTGTACGCGCCCGAAACCACCGTGGACGACAACCGATTCGCTGCGGCCTGCGACGCACTCTCCGGCCCGCACGATTTCCACAACCTCACGCCGGACAATCACAACACCGAGCGCGCGCCAACGCTCGAGGCGGTCCGCGATGGCCACTATCTCGTCCTCACCGTCACCGCCGGTGGCTTCGCCCGCGAACTCGTGCGCCAACTGGTCTCACTCGCCCACGATGTTGGGACTGGCAGGGCGACCCTCGAAACACTCGAGCGCGCGCTTGACCCCGACCCGCTGCCTGGGCATGAGGGAATCGCCCCCGCACCGCCGGAGCCACTTGTCCTGACCGGCGTCGACTATCCCGACCTCGAGTTTGCGGTCGATCCGGACGCGGCCGACAGCGCCCAGAAGGTCTTCGAGACACGCCGACTCGAGCGCCAGACCGCGGCTCGAGTGGCCAGCCATATCGAATCGGGAATCGATGGCGACGCGAACGAGCATGATGGAGACGCCCTCGAATGA
- a CDS encoding pyruvoyl-dependent arginine decarboxylase — protein sequence MTSSSDMIRVVWGTGSGPTAMSSYDTALAAAGVENYNLVSVSSVIPADTDVEAVGTAPDLGPAGERLTVVEARATTAGPGRASAALAWSQSVDDGPGLFYETAGEMDREDVERRVREGLAAGQELRDWEFTEPRVCVESNRAESGTYTTALVLAVYGDSDPII from the coding sequence ATGACCTCGAGTTCGGACATGATCCGTGTCGTCTGGGGAACTGGGTCCGGTCCCACGGCGATGTCATCATACGACACCGCACTGGCAGCGGCCGGTGTCGAAAACTACAATCTCGTGTCGGTTTCCTCGGTTATTCCGGCGGACACCGACGTCGAGGCCGTCGGCACCGCACCTGATCTCGGCCCCGCAGGCGAGCGACTCACCGTCGTCGAAGCACGAGCCACCACCGCCGGACCCGGTCGCGCTAGCGCAGCACTGGCCTGGTCGCAGTCCGTCGACGACGGCCCTGGCCTGTTCTACGAGACCGCCGGCGAGATGGACCGCGAGGATGTCGAGCGCCGCGTTCGCGAGGGACTGGCCGCCGGTCAAGAGCTTCGAGACTGGGAGTTCACCGAGCCTCGAGTCTGCGTCGAGAGCAATCGCGCTGAGTCGGGTACCTACACGACGGCACTCGTACTGGCAGTATACGGCGATAGCGACCCAATCATCTAA
- a CDS encoding DUF5811 family protein has translation MNGNTPYAGIPGETAAGKRAAADVPNLSKDEKRLLHRDVSRIAAQTREFLPNEYIVDSEISTGATGPQVTVAVRPPIGHAVSAGFTPNLDDGDSESDTPDLTDGVIAPDERSEVARGLAASAALQVKQAIGNNVTPTAR, from the coding sequence ATGAACGGAAATACGCCGTACGCAGGGATACCAGGGGAGACAGCTGCTGGGAAGCGTGCCGCGGCGGACGTTCCGAACCTCTCGAAGGATGAAAAGCGACTCCTCCATCGAGACGTGTCCCGCATCGCCGCACAGACACGTGAGTTCCTCCCGAACGAGTACATTGTCGATTCCGAAATCTCAACCGGTGCCACCGGCCCGCAGGTGACCGTCGCGGTCCGCCCACCAATCGGCCACGCCGTCAGCGCCGGCTTTACCCCAAATCTTGACGACGGTGACTCCGAGAGCGACACACCTGACCTCACCGACGGCGTTATCGCACCCGACGAACGCAGCGAAGTTGCCCGTGGACTCGCCGCAAGCGCCGCCCTGCAGGTCAAACAGGCCATCGGCAACAACGTGACGCCAACGGCTCGATAA
- a CDS encoding DUF6276 family protein: protein MTSSCASCDAPTIPFALPAEYRSHVPDDAASICTRCLSHEAAAERHASDEPDFSRISDAFPTRLERAIPLALALGLCSSVATNREAIESLLRAVERAGADPLLVIDHLCADPEIEPAIDLERRQHQLEQLLY, encoded by the coding sequence ATGACCAGTTCGTGTGCCAGTTGCGACGCACCGACGATTCCGTTTGCGCTGCCTGCGGAGTATCGGAGCCACGTTCCTGACGATGCTGCGAGCATCTGTACCCGATGTCTTTCGCACGAGGCTGCTGCCGAGCGCCACGCCTCAGATGAACCTGACTTTTCGCGCATCAGCGACGCCTTCCCGACGCGCCTCGAGCGGGCGATCCCACTCGCGCTCGCACTCGGCTTGTGTTCCTCGGTGGCGACGAATCGAGAGGCAATCGAATCACTCCTGCGGGCGGTCGAACGGGCGGGAGCGGATCCGTTACTGGTGATTGATCATCTCTGTGCGGACCCGGAGATTGAGCCAGCAATCGACCTTGAGCGTCGACAGCACCAACTCGAGCAGTTACTGTACTGA